The DNA region CCCAGACTTCCGCGCCGCATTAGTGTGATCGATTCGCCTCAGCTCCGAAACCGGGTTTCGCGTGGCGCGTTCACCGGTCAGATGCCATTTCTACTGATCAGCCGAGCTTTTCGACGACCCAGTCGATGGCGCGGGTCAGCTGCGACACATCTTCGGGGTCGATGGCCGGGAACATGCCGATACGCAGCTGGTTACGGCCCAGCTTCCGGTACGGCTCGGTGTCCACGATGCCGTTGGCCCGCAGCACCTTCGCGACCTGCGCGGCGTCGACGGTGTCGGCGAAGTCGATGGTGCCGACAACCTGCGAGCGCAGCGCCGGGTTCTGTACGAACGGCGTGGCGTACGCGCTGGTCTCGGCCCACGAGTACAGGCGCGAGGACGAGTCGGCGGTGCGCTTCACGGCCCAGTCCAGACCGCCATTGCCGTTCATCCACTCGATCTGGTTGGCGAACAGCAACATCGTGGCAAGCGCCGGCGTGTTGTAGGTCTGATCCTTGGTCGAGTTGTCGATCGCGATCGGCAGCGACAGGAACTCCGGGGTCCAGCGACCCGAGTTCTTGATCTCCTCCACCCGCTCCAGCGCCTTCGGGCTCATCAGCGCGATCCACAGGCCGCCGTCGGAGGCGAAGCACTTCTGCGGAGCGAAGTAGTACACGTCGGTGTCGGCGATGTTCACCGGCAGACCGCCCGCACCCGAGGTGGCGTCGATGGCGACCAGGGCGTGCTCGGAACCGGCCGGACGCGACACCGGGATGGCGACACCGGTCGAGGTCTCGTTGTGGGCCCAGCCGATCAGGTCGACCGACGGGTCGGAGGTCGGCTCGGGGGCGTCGCCCGGCTCCGACTTCACCACAATCGGGTCACCGATGAACGGGTTGCCCTTGGCGACCGAGGCGAACTTCGAGGAGAACTCGCCGTTGCTCAGGTGCAGCGACTTCTCGCGGATCAGGCCGAAGGCGGCGGCGTCCCAGAACGCCGTGGTGCCACCGTTGCCCAGCACGACCTCGTAACCATCGGGCAGGGAGAACAAATCGCGCAGACCCGAGCGCACCCGTGCCACCACGTCCTTGACCGGCTTCTGCCGGTGCGAGGTACCGAACACCGAAGCGCCGGTATCCACCAGGGACTGCAGCTGTTCGGGACGCACCTTGGAAGGTCCGCAGCCGAACCGTCCGTCGGCGGGCTTGAGATCGTCGGGGATGGTCGGGAACGCAGAGGTCATGGCCACCAGGGTAGTAGTGCTATCACCCGCGCTCACGGCCGGGTCCGGTCGGAAAAACAATTCCGCGGGCGGGTGCCCAATCCAGTGGTAAGCCCGGGGTCAAAACTGTGGACTGATCACCTCGGCATGCGCGTATGGCTGTGTTCGGCACCACACAGCCGTTACGGTTTACCGCCATGGACATGGCCGCAGAGCAGCGACCGAGCACCACATCCGACCAGCCGCCCGCTTCCACCCTGGCGCCACCCCCGGATTCGGACCGGCCGCAATCGCCACCGGATGCGACACCGGTCCGGCCCGATGCCGTGCGCCCCCAGCCCGATCCTGCACGCCCCCGGCCCGGCGAAGTCCCCCGCCTCGGCCTGCTGGCCCGGCTGTCCTCGCAATTCGGCTCCCGCGGCCTGACCCGCCGCGGCCCGCTCCTCGGCGACGCCGCCCGCCGCGTGCTGCTGCTGCACGGCCTCGAGGGCACCGCCACCGTGCTGAGTGTGCGCGCCGACGCCGAGACCGGCCCGGAGTTCTGGGTGCGCGTCCAACTCGAGGACCGGCACGCCTACGAGACCCGGGTCCGCCAGCGCGCCAGCACCGCCGACCGGGAGTGGATGCAGCCCGGCGACATCGTCTGCTGCCGGGTCGATCCGGGCGATCACGATCGGGTGGTGCTGTATCTGCCCGCACCCGAGGAGACTTCGCGCACCAATATCGCCAAGATCCTGGCCGACGGCCGCCGCGCCCGCGCCACCGTGCTGGCCACCACCCCCGTGGCGGCGGATTACACCGGCCGCGACGACCCGGTCCTGCGCCTGGACCTGGAACTGCGCGCCTGGGACGAACCGAGCCCGTGGCGGGTGCGGGTGGTGCAGCCGGTCCCGCTGTCCGCCCTGGAGCTGGTCGATCTGGGCCGGCGTCTGGATGTGGCGTTCTTCACGGTCGACCGCGGTGAATCGGTCGCGGTCGACTGGGCCGCTTCCCGGCGCGACGACTAGGGCAGATGCACGAATTCGAAGCCGCTGGCCCGCAGCGCCGGGAGCGCGGCCAGCATGCCCGGGCCGGTGCCCGACTTGGGGCGATGCATGTGGGCCAGTGAGATGCCGCCGGACTTGGCCGCCGACATCGCGGACTGCACCTGGCCAGCGGAGGCCGTCGCGCCGAAATCGGCGTTGACCGAATAGCCGACCGGGGTTTCGCCCAGTTCCTGCACGATCGACACCGCCACCTCGTCGTAGTGGGCGGTGCCGGCCCGGAAGAACCGCGGACCGTGCCCGGTCAGGGCGG from Nocardia tengchongensis includes:
- the serC gene encoding phosphoserine transaminase, translated to MTSAFPTIPDDLKPADGRFGCGPSKVRPEQLQSLVDTGASVFGTSHRQKPVKDVVARVRSGLRDLFSLPDGYEVVLGNGGTTAFWDAAAFGLIREKSLHLSNGEFSSKFASVAKGNPFIGDPIVVKSEPGDAPEPTSDPSVDLIGWAHNETSTGVAIPVSRPAGSEHALVAIDATSGAGGLPVNIADTDVYYFAPQKCFASDGGLWIALMSPKALERVEEIKNSGRWTPEFLSLPIAIDNSTKDQTYNTPALATMLLFANQIEWMNGNGGLDWAVKRTADSSSRLYSWAETSAYATPFVQNPALRSQVVGTIDFADTVDAAQVAKVLRANGIVDTEPYRKLGRNQLRIGMFPAIDPEDVSQLTRAIDWVVEKLG